The DNA window GGGCGGGCACCAGCACCACGCCGCCCACCGCGGCGCCGTTGAACGCGATGCTGATGGCGAGCCCCCGGCGCCGCTCGAACCAGGGGGCCACGATGAGGTTCAGCGCCGCGCCGCTCATCGCCGCCCAGCCCGCGGCCATCAGCGGGAACACGACGTAGAGCTGCCACGGCTGGGTGACCCGCGTGAGCGCGATGGCCGCCGTGCCCATGGCCGTCATGCCCACCAGCACGATGACCCGTGGCCCAGCGCGCTCGAAGAGCCCGGCGATCACCGCGATGAGGGCGGCGCCCACGAGATAAAGCACGATCACCGCGGAGGCGACGGAGCCCGTGCTCCAGCCGCGGCGCTCGACCAGCTCGGCGAGGAACACGCCGATCCCGTAGAACCCGAAGCCCCAGCCGAACACCGCGATAAGAAATGCGCAGGCGACAACCCACCAGCCTCGGTACATGTCGAGCAGGATGCGGTGCGCGCCGCGGGACCGTCAACGCGAGACGCTTCGACCGCGGTCGAAGGATCTCACGGATTTGACCTTCCCCCGCCCGGCTGGCAGGATGGTGGACGTTGCAGACTCTTCCCATACGTTCGCCACGAGGAGACCAGGCATCCATGAGCGTCGCCAACGGTCGCGAGTTCCTGAACATCCCCGGACCGACCAATGTCCCCGATGCGGTGCTGGCCGCCATGCAGCGGCCCGCCATCGACATCTATTCCGGCGACATGCTCGGCCTCACGCACTCGCTCCACGAGGATCTGCCGAAGATCTTCCGGACCTCGGGCCGCGCCTACATCTACGCGGCCAACGGGCATGGTGGCTGGGAAGCCGCGCTGAGCAACGTGCTCTCGCGCGGCGAGACCATTCTCGTGCTGGAGAGCGGGCTCTTCGCCGCGGGCTGGGGCGAGATGGCGCAGATGATGGGGGTGAAGGTCGAGTCGCTCAAGGGCGACCCGCGCCGCGCCGTGAACCCCGACGCCGTCCGGCAGCGCCTCGAGGCCGACAAGAGCCACGAGATCAAGGCGATCCTCGTCGTGCAGATCGACACCGCCTCCGGCGTCGCCAACGATCTGGCCGCCATCCGGGCCGCGATCGACGCCGCCAAGCATCCCGCCCTCTTCATGGTGGACGCGGTGGCCTCGCTGGGCTGCATGCCGTTCGAGATGGACGCCTGGCGCGTGGACGTCACGATGTCGGGCTCGCAGAAGGGCCTCATGACCCCGCCGGGCCTGGCCTTCGTCGCCGCCAACGAGCGCGCCCACGCCGCGCACCAGAAGGCCGATCTCCGCACGCGCTACTGGGACTGGACGTTCCGGCAGGGCCAGGCGCACTACCAGAAGTACGGCGGGACACCGCCCCAGCACCTCCTCTTCGCGCTGCGCAAGGCGCTCGATCTGCTCATCGAGGAGGGGCTCGAGCACGCGGCGCGGCGCCATGCCCTCCTGGCCGAGGCCACGCGGCAGGCGGTGGGGCGCTGGGCGGAGGGAGGCGCGCTGGCCATCAACGCGACCCAGCCGGCGGAGCGCGCCAACTCGATCACCTGCGTGCTCATGCCGGATCGCGATCCGCAGCCGCTGCTCGACTACTGCCGCCACAAGTGCGGCGTGATCGTGGGCCTCGGGATCGGCCCCTTCTCGGGCAAGGCGTTCCGCATCGCCCACATGGGCTACACCAACGCGCCCATGGTGATCGGCGCTCTCGGCGCCATCGAGATGGGGCTGGCTGCGCTCCGCATCCCCCACGGCACGGGCGGCGTGCAGCGCGCGGTGGACTATCTCGGGCGCGAGGTGCCGGCCTAGCAGCGCGCGCCCGCGCTCGACGATTCTTCTCGTCGCCGCACACCCAGTAGGGGCAGGAACGCCCGCTGCACCAAGGCTTTCCGTGGTAATAGTCTCGGAGTCCCTAAGGGTGCGACGGGAGGGACCCGACCCATGGTGGCGGCGTCTCCGATTCGATCCCTGGCGAAGCGCGCGCTGGTCGTCAACTGCTACTTCGACGATAGCCACCGGCCCGTCCGCCGCCCGCACAAGGTGCCCAGCGCCATGGGGCCCGTCTTTCTCGCCGGGGCCTTCTCCCCGCTCTGCGAGGTGCGGCTCTACAACGAGGTCGCCAGCGGGCCGCTGGACGATCCGGCGCTTCTGGGCTGGCCGGACATGCTGGTCCTCACCGGCCTGACCAACGCCTTCGATCGGATGCTGCACCTCACGGCCTACGCGCGCGCGCGGAACCCTCGCGTGATCGTGGCGGCAGGAGGTCCCGCCATTCGCGCGCTGCCCGCCCTGTCGCGCACCTTCTTCGACTACGCCTGCGAGGGCGACATCGAGGAGCTGCGCGAGGTCGTCGCGGACGCGCTCGGCGCGGCCTTCGTCGCCGAGGAGATGACGCCGCGCTACGACCTTGCCTACTGGATCGGGAGCATCGGCCACGCCGAGGCGAGCCGCTCCTGCAACTTTCGCTGTGACTTCTGCTCGATGACGGCGGAGGACCGGCAATACCGGAGCTATCCGGTCGACGCGCTCCGGCGGCAGATCGTGGCCATGGGGCGGAAGAAGCGGCTCTTCCTGGTGGACAACAACTTCTACGGGAGCGATCGGGCGCATTTCCACGCCCGGGTCGAGCTGATCGAGCGGATGCGGGCCGCGGGCTACTTCGGCGACTGGGGCGCGCTGGTCACCACCGATTTCTTCTACCAGAACCACAATGTCGAGCGTGTGGCGCGGGCGGGATGCAAGCTCCTCTTCAGCGGAGTGGAATCGTTCGACGTGGCGTGGCTGCGGGACGTCAACAAGCTGCAGAACGTCCGCTCCTCGCCCGTGGAGCAGATCGGGCGCTGCCTGGACGCGGGAGTACTGTTCGGCTACGGCCTGATCCTCGACGTCACCACGCGCACGATCGCCGATCTCCGTCAGGAGCTGGAGTACGTCCTCGACACGCCCCGTATTCCCCTCCCCGCCTTCCTCACGCTGCCCATTCCCCTCCTCGGTACGCCCTTCTTCCGCGAGTGCGCGGCCGCGGGTGCGTTCCTGCCGGACACGAAGCTCCGCGACATGGACGGCACGACCCTCGTCCTGCGTCCTCGCGACCCCATGCCCGAGGTGGTGGGCTTCGTGCGCGACATGCCGACCCTCCGCGGCTACCGCCGCCGCGCCCTCGGCCACTTCGCCCGGTTCGCGCGGCGCTACCACTCGGTGCTGACAGCCTTCCAGCTGAAGGCGGCCTTCGCCAGCGTGGCGCTCCTCTGCGCCTACGAGAGCACCACGATGGGCCCCTGGAACCGGCTCATGAGCCGGAGCCGACGCCGCCGCACCCACGTCACCACCACGGAGCCGCTGGACCGGACGTACACGCCGGCCTTCCGGCTGCCTCGGGGATACGAGCGCTACTTCACGCCCACCATGGTGACGGACGCCAGGGGTCGGCTCACCGCCGACGTCGCCGAGGCGGCCGCGCCCGCGCGGCGCACACGCACGGCGGCCACATCCCCGATTCCCGTGGGCTCATGAGCACCGTCACGGACGTCGACGAGCTCCTGGGCGAGAGCGCGCCCATGCTGGCGGTGCGCGATCAGCTCCGCCATCTCGTCACGCGGCCCCAAGCCGGGCGGCGGCTGCCCTCCATCCTGATTCAAGGAGAGACCGGCACCGGCAAGGGCCTCCTCGCGCGTCTCATCCACCGGCACGGGCCCCGCGCGAACGGGCCCTTCGTCGACGTGAACTGCGCGGCCATTCCGGATACCCTGCTGGAGGCCGAGCTCTTCGGCTACGAGCGCGGCGCCTTCACCGACGCCCGGCGCGGCAAGCCGGGGCTGCTCCAGACCGCAAACCGGGGCACGCTGTTCCTCGACGAGATCGGCCTAATGCCGCTGGCGCTCCAGGCCAAGCTCCTCACCGCCATCGAGGACCAGTCGGTGCGGCGGCTGGGTAGCACGGCGAGCGAGCCCGTCGATGTGTGGATCGTCAGCGCCGCGAACACGGACCTTCGGGCCGCCGTGCGCGCGCAAGCGTTCCGCGAGGACCTCTATCACCGCCTGGCCGTGCTGACGCTGACCCTACCGCCGCTGCGCGATCGCGGACATGACATCGTCCTCCTCGCCGAGCTCTTCCTCGCCCGCGCCTGCTCCGACTACGGATTACCCCCGAAGAGCCTGGCTCCCGACGCGCTAGCGCGGCTTCTCGCGCATTCCTGGCCGGGCAACGTGCGCGAGCTG is part of the Candidatus Methylomirabilota bacterium genome and encodes:
- a CDS encoding aminotransferase class V-fold PLP-dependent enzyme, whose protein sequence is MSVANGREFLNIPGPTNVPDAVLAAMQRPAIDIYSGDMLGLTHSLHEDLPKIFRTSGRAYIYAANGHGGWEAALSNVLSRGETILVLESGLFAAGWGEMAQMMGVKVESLKGDPRRAVNPDAVRQRLEADKSHEIKAILVVQIDTASGVANDLAAIRAAIDAAKHPALFMVDAVASLGCMPFEMDAWRVDVTMSGSQKGLMTPPGLAFVAANERAHAAHQKADLRTRYWDWTFRQGQAHYQKYGGTPPQHLLFALRKALDLLIEEGLEHAARRHALLAEATRQAVGRWAEGGALAINATQPAERANSITCVLMPDRDPQPLLDYCRHKCGVIVGLGIGPFSGKAFRIAHMGYTNAPMVIGALGAIEMGLAALRIPHGTGGVQRAVDYLGREVPA